A region of Pirellulales bacterium DNA encodes the following proteins:
- a CDS encoding TlpA disulfide reductase family protein produces MIRKRKTMAWGFLLVLTIGAVAVRADDQAAKEPAAKDTVAAKDRDEKAILAELSATKEKLDAVMPSISSITDADFRKQDGPKVRPLLQQTADLLKELAAAQKDADERQGLEDDRCQYLAMLATLGDDAATAILEKTAAGGSNALAAKAALVLSKWWLGSKNAEAQEKILTDFTAVAKANPASEKVALTLAVMASVGPANDDVAMEAVAVLRKVMTSEKAKQLATELDPNGAQRELIGKPLAAAGRTSTGKTLTSADWKGKVVLIDFWATWCGPCNAEIPRIKELYKTYHSKGFEIVGLDCDSDDDTVNTFIKDKDMTWPQLREESQTEKEPWHPLAAQWGVGGIPTMFLVDKKGVLRFIDAREDTAAKIDKLLAE; encoded by the coding sequence ATGATCCGTAAACGGAAAACGATGGCGTGGGGATTCTTGCTCGTATTGACAATCGGGGCGGTGGCCGTCCGCGCGGATGACCAGGCCGCGAAGGAGCCGGCAGCCAAGGATACTGTCGCGGCGAAAGATCGCGACGAAAAGGCGATCCTCGCCGAGCTGAGCGCGACCAAGGAGAAGTTGGATGCGGTGATGCCTTCGATCTCGTCGATCACCGACGCCGATTTCCGCAAGCAGGATGGCCCGAAGGTGCGGCCCCTATTGCAGCAGACGGCCGATCTGCTCAAGGAGCTGGCCGCGGCGCAGAAGGATGCTGACGAGCGACAGGGATTGGAAGACGATCGCTGCCAGTATCTGGCGATGCTCGCGACGCTTGGAGATGATGCCGCGACGGCGATCTTGGAAAAGACCGCCGCCGGCGGAAGCAATGCGCTTGCGGCCAAAGCGGCGCTGGTCCTGAGCAAGTGGTGGCTCGGCTCGAAGAATGCCGAAGCTCAGGAGAAAATCTTGACCGACTTCACCGCCGTCGCCAAGGCCAACCCAGCCAGCGAAAAGGTCGCACTGACGCTCGCCGTCATGGCCAGCGTCGGGCCGGCCAACGACGACGTGGCGATGGAAGCCGTGGCTGTCTTGCGCAAGGTGATGACGAGCGAAAAGGCCAAGCAGCTCGCCACCGAACTCGACCCAAACGGAGCCCAGCGCGAGCTGATCGGCAAGCCGCTAGCCGCCGCCGGACGCACCAGCACCGGCAAAACGCTTACTTCCGCCGATTGGAAGGGCAAGGTGGTGCTCATCGACTTTTGGGCGACCTGGTGCGGGCCGTGCAACGCCGAAATCCCGCGGATCAAGGAGCTTTACAAGACGTATCACTCCAAGGGGTTCGAGATCGTCGGCTTGGATTGCGATAGCGACGACGACACGGTCAATACGTTCATCAAGGACAAGGACATGACTTGGCCGCAGTTGCGCGAAGAGTCGCAGACGGAAAAGGAGCCGTGGCACCCGCTGGCCGCGCAATGGGGAGTCGGCGGAATCCCCACGATGTTCCTCGTGGATAAGAAGGGAGTGCTCCGATTCATCGACGCGAGGGAAGACACCGCGGCGAAGATCGACAAATTGCTGGCGGAGTAG